From a single Sediminibacterium sp. KACHI17 genomic region:
- a CDS encoding aspartate-semialdehyde dehydrogenase, which yields MKVAVVGATGLVGTKMLEVLAERNFPVTELIPVASERSVGKEVIFKGKSYKVVSMNDGIAAKPAIAIFSAGGSTSLEWAPKFAEAGIHVIDNSSAWRMDPSKKLVVPEVNADVLTKDDLIIANPNCSTIQMVVALQPLHLRYKIKRVVVSTYQSVTGTGKKAVDQLFNERKGVEGEMAYKYQIDLNVIPQIDVFTDNGYTKEEMKMVNETKKIMKDDSIRVTATTVRIPVIGGHSESVNVEFENDFTLEEARSLLAKAPGVIVQDDLANQQYPMPLWAHEKDEVFVGRLRRDETQPNTLNMWIVSDNLRKGAATNAVQIAEYLMEKGLV from the coding sequence ATGAAAGTAGCAGTCGTAGGTGCCACAGGTCTAGTAGGCACCAAAATGCTGGAAGTGCTCGCCGAGCGAAATTTCCCCGTTACAGAACTCATTCCCGTAGCTTCAGAAAGATCTGTAGGTAAAGAAGTGATCTTTAAAGGGAAATCGTACAAAGTTGTGAGTATGAATGACGGTATTGCCGCTAAACCTGCGATCGCTATTTTCTCTGCAGGAGGTAGTACATCATTAGAGTGGGCTCCCAAATTTGCAGAGGCTGGTATTCATGTGATCGATAATTCTTCAGCATGGAGAATGGATCCTTCTAAAAAATTAGTGGTTCCGGAAGTGAATGCAGATGTACTTACCAAAGATGATCTCATTATCGCAAACCCTAACTGTTCAACTATTCAAATGGTAGTAGCGCTACAGCCTTTGCATCTTCGTTACAAGATCAAGCGTGTTGTGGTAAGTACTTATCAGAGTGTTACAGGAACCGGGAAAAAAGCAGTAGATCAACTTTTCAATGAAAGGAAAGGTGTGGAAGGGGAAATGGCATACAAATACCAGATCGATCTGAATGTGATTCCTCAAATCGATGTTTTCACAGATAACGGTTACACCAAAGAAGAAATGAAAATGGTGAATGAGACCAAAAAGATCATGAAAGATGACAGTATCCGTGTTACAGCCACTACCGTTCGTATTCCTGTGATCGGCGGCCACAGTGAGAGCGTGAATGTTGAATTCGAAAATGATTTTACACTGGAAGAAGCGCGTTCATTATTAGCAAAAGCACCGGGTGTGATCGTGCAGGATGATCTTGCCAATCAACAATATCCGATGCCATTATGGGCTCATGAAAAAGATGAAGTATTCGTTGGTCGTTTAAGAAGAGATGAAACACAACCGAATACCCTGAATATGTGGATCGTGAGCGATAACCTTCG